From one Nitrosococcus halophilus Nc 4 genomic stretch:
- the map gene encoding type I methionyl aminopeptidase codes for MPVTIKTSEEIEKMRVAGRLAADVLHMIHPHVKPGVTTEELDALCHDYIVNVQKAIPAPLNYHGFPKSICTSVNHVVCHGIPNKKRLKKGDIVNIDITVIKDGYHGDTSKMFFVGEPSIIGKRVSQVSYECMCIGIEMVKPGIHLGDIGHAIQAHAEANNFSIVREFCGHGIGRAFHEDPQVLHYGTPGTKLRLEPGMTFTIEPMVNAGKRHVKLLPDKWTVVTKDHSPSAQWEHTILVTDDGFEVLTVRPGDNL; via the coding sequence ATGCCAGTCACTATCAAAACTTCAGAGGAAATTGAAAAAATGCGGGTCGCCGGCCGTCTTGCCGCCGATGTCCTCCATATGATCCACCCTCACGTGAAACCTGGAGTCACCACCGAGGAGTTGGATGCCCTCTGCCATGATTATATTGTTAACGTACAAAAAGCTATTCCCGCTCCTCTCAACTATCATGGCTTTCCAAAATCCATTTGTACTTCAGTCAACCACGTCGTCTGCCATGGCATTCCCAACAAAAAGCGGCTAAAAAAAGGGGATATCGTTAATATCGATATCACTGTGATCAAGGACGGCTACCATGGTGATACCAGCAAAATGTTCTTCGTCGGGGAACCTAGCATCATTGGCAAGCGAGTATCCCAAGTCAGTTATGAATGTATGTGCATTGGCATCGAGATGGTAAAGCCGGGCATCCATTTAGGAGATATTGGTCATGCCATCCAAGCCCATGCCGAGGCTAATAATTTCTCTATTGTGCGGGAATTTTGCGGGCATGGTATTGGCCGTGCTTTCCATGAAGATCCTCAAGTACTCCACTATGGTACCCCTGGCACCAAGCTTAGGTTGGAACCTGGCATGACCTTTACCATTGAACCGATGGTCAATGCGGGTAAACGCCATGTAAAACTCCTACCGGATAAGTGGACAGTCGTCACTAAAGATCACAGCCCCTCAGCCCAATGGGAACATACGATATTGGTCACCGATGATGGTTTCGAGGTGCTTACGGTCAGACCTGGAGATAACCTCTAG
- the rpsB gene encoding 30S ribosomal protein S2, whose protein sequence is MANVTMRQMLEAGVHFGHQARYWNPKMAPYIFGKRNNIHIINLEETLPLYNEATNFLGRLAANKGTVLFVGTKRAAQEAIHEEAERCGMPYVNRRWLGGMLTNFQTVRRSIKRLHDLEAMIQDGSLERLKKREALTVRRERDKLENSLGGIKNMTHLPDALFIIDVEHERIAVDEAAKLGIPVVAVVDTNSSPKKVDYIIPGNDDSIRALRLYARGIADAIVEARATAAATSASKAGKDEFVEMEEASEGGTAPESLGGEAATADTGSS, encoded by the coding sequence ATGGCGAATGTGACGATGCGCCAAATGCTAGAGGCCGGGGTCCATTTTGGTCACCAGGCCCGTTATTGGAATCCGAAGATGGCACCCTATATCTTCGGTAAACGCAATAACATCCACATTATCAACTTAGAAGAAACTCTGCCATTATATAACGAAGCGACCAACTTTCTTGGCCGATTAGCCGCAAATAAGGGTACGGTTTTATTTGTGGGCACCAAGCGGGCGGCTCAGGAGGCCATTCATGAGGAAGCGGAGCGTTGCGGCATGCCTTACGTTAACCGCCGCTGGTTGGGAGGTATGCTAACCAATTTTCAGACGGTGCGACGGTCTATCAAACGTCTCCATGATTTAGAGGCCATGATCCAGGACGGTAGCTTGGAACGTCTCAAAAAGCGAGAGGCGTTAACAGTGCGACGAGAGCGGGACAAGCTTGAGAATAGCCTCGGTGGCATTAAAAATATGACGCATCTTCCTGATGCGTTATTTATTATTGATGTAGAGCATGAGCGAATTGCGGTGGATGAGGCAGCTAAGCTCGGTATTCCGGTAGTCGCGGTAGTCGATACCAACAGTAGCCCAAAGAAGGTGGACTACATCATCCCTGGTAATGATGATTCAATCCGTGCTCTCCGTCTCTATGCTCGTGGTATTGCGGATGCGATTGTTGAGGCACGGGCCACCGCTGCCGCGACGAGTGCCAGTAAAGCCGGCAAAGATGAGTTTGTGGAGATGGAAGAGGCCAGCGAGGGAGGAACAGCCCCAGAATCACTGGGGGGGGAAGCGGCCACAGCAGACACTGGTAGTAGTTAG
- the tsf gene encoding translation elongation factor Ts, whose amino-acid sequence MAITAAQVKELRERTGSGMMECKKALVETGGDIEAAIEWMRKQGLAKADKKAGRVASEGIIVTAIGDDARKAAMVEINSETDFVAKNEDFRQFAADVAQKVLVSNPAALDDLLAMALDDSGESINEKRQALIAKIGENINVRRFTFMEAENGRIGCYVHGTRIGVLVAVEGGDEALAKDLAMHIAASKPQAITPKDISAEALNKERDILIAQAKDSGKPPEIIEKMVEGRLQKFLSEITLLGQPFVKDPDIKVEKLLKNAGASVCRFVRFEVGEGIEKKVENFAEEVRLQARGD is encoded by the coding sequence ATGGCAATCACAGCGGCACAGGTCAAGGAACTGCGTGAGCGTACTGGTTCCGGAATGATGGAATGCAAAAAAGCCCTGGTGGAAACTGGTGGCGATATCGAAGCTGCCATAGAATGGATGCGTAAGCAAGGATTAGCTAAAGCTGATAAGAAGGCGGGGCGAGTAGCCTCCGAAGGAATTATTGTTACCGCCATTGGCGATGACGCCCGCAAGGCAGCAATGGTGGAAATTAATTCAGAAACGGACTTTGTCGCTAAGAACGAGGATTTTCGCCAATTTGCCGCGGATGTGGCACAAAAAGTGTTAGTTTCTAATCCTGCAGCCTTAGACGATCTCCTTGCCATGGCTTTGGATGATAGTGGCGAGAGCATCAATGAGAAACGTCAAGCTCTGATAGCCAAGATTGGTGAAAATATCAATGTGCGTCGTTTCACCTTTATGGAGGCAGAAAACGGACGTATTGGTTGTTATGTCCACGGTACTCGGATTGGCGTGTTGGTTGCTGTAGAGGGAGGAGATGAGGCCTTAGCCAAAGATCTTGCCATGCATATTGCAGCAAGTAAGCCTCAGGCCATTACGCCGAAAGATATTTCAGCAGAGGCGTTGAATAAAGAGCGCGACATTTTGATCGCTCAAGCCAAGGATAGCGGCAAGCCACCTGAGATCATAGAGAAAATGGTTGAAGGGCGTTTGCAAAAGTTTTTAAGCGAGATCACCTTGTTGGGTCAGCCCTTTGTCAAGGATCCAGATATTAAGGTAGAGAAATTGCTTAAAAACGCGGGTGCTAGTGTTTGCCGCTTCGTCCGCTTTGAAGTAGGGGAGGGGATTGAGAAAAAAGTAGAGAATTTTGCTGAAGAGGTAAGGTTACAGGCCCGGGGAGATTGA
- the pyrH gene encoding UMP kinase, translating to MPLEGIEPKYRRILLKFSGEALMGEANYGIDPKLVQQIAQELQELNRIGIEIGLVIGGGNIFRGAGLAAAGMDRVTADHMGMLATVMNALALQDALERLGVFCRVMSAIRINEVCEDYLRRRAIRHLEKGRLVIFAAGTGNPFFTTDTAASLRAIEIGADLLIKATKVDGVYSADPMVDPNAQFFPRLSYDQVIARNLAVMDATAIIMCRDHSLPLRVFDMHKVGSLTHIIKGEDVGTLVSRE from the coding sequence GTGCCATTGGAGGGTATAGAACCCAAGTATCGGCGTATCTTGCTTAAGTTTAGCGGAGAAGCGCTAATGGGTGAGGCCAACTACGGTATCGATCCTAAGCTAGTCCAGCAAATTGCTCAAGAGCTGCAGGAATTAAACCGCATCGGCATCGAAATCGGTTTGGTTATTGGTGGCGGCAATATTTTCCGTGGTGCTGGATTAGCCGCTGCGGGCATGGATCGGGTCACCGCAGATCATATGGGGATGTTGGCGACGGTGATGAATGCCCTCGCCTTACAAGATGCCTTGGAAAGGTTAGGGGTCTTCTGCCGGGTGATGTCTGCTATTCGGATCAATGAGGTCTGTGAGGATTATTTACGTCGCCGTGCTATCCGTCACCTTGAAAAAGGGCGTTTAGTCATTTTCGCTGCGGGGACGGGCAATCCCTTTTTTACTACTGATACCGCTGCTAGTCTTCGTGCTATCGAGATCGGGGCGGATTTGCTCATTAAAGCGACCAAGGTGGATGGCGTATATTCAGCTGATCCCATGGTGGACCCTAACGCACAGTTTTTCCCCCGCTTGAGCTATGACCAGGTTATAGCACGCAACCTTGCAGTCATGGATGCGACCGCTATTATAATGTGTCGAGATCATTCTCTGCCATTGCGTGTCTTTGACATGCATAAGGTGGGATCTCTAACGCATATTATCAAGGGCGAAGACGTGGGAACACTGGTTTCCAGAGAGTAA
- the frr gene encoding ribosome recycling factor: MIDEICADAAQRMQKSLEALKQAFAKLRANRAHTSLLDHITVSYYGTNVPLNQVANVAVEDARTLAVTPWEKQMVPAIEKAIRNSELGLNPVTAGMVIRIPLPPLTEERRREMVRVVRQEAEAARVAVRNIRRDSNQTIKELVKEKEISEDDQHRAEEAIQKITDSNIAKVDEILAAKERDLMEV; encoded by the coding sequence ATGATTGATGAGATCTGTGCAGATGCTGCCCAACGCATGCAAAAAAGTCTTGAGGCTTTGAAACAGGCTTTTGCTAAGTTGCGGGCAAATCGGGCTCATACGAGTCTTCTTGATCACATTACCGTCTCCTATTACGGGACGAATGTTCCCCTGAATCAGGTTGCCAATGTCGCTGTGGAAGATGCTCGAACTTTGGCGGTGACGCCTTGGGAAAAGCAAATGGTCCCGGCCATTGAAAAAGCCATTAGGAATTCTGAATTAGGGCTTAATCCGGTCACGGCGGGGATGGTTATCCGGATACCGCTACCCCCTCTGACCGAAGAGCGGCGACGGGAAATGGTCCGTGTTGTCAGGCAAGAGGCGGAAGCTGCCCGGGTGGCTGTGCGTAATATCCGGCGTGACAGCAATCAGACCATCAAGGAATTGGTTAAGGAGAAAGAAATTAGCGAGGATGATCAACACCGTGCTGAGGAGGCTATCCAAAAAATCACTGATAGCAATATTGCTAAAGTCGATGAAATTTTAGCAGCGAAAGAGCGAGATCTCATGGAAGTTTGA
- a CDS encoding isoprenyl transferase, with the protein MDSGQVEVRSSKIPRHVAIIMDGNGRWAKQRNRPRFYGHRAGVEAVEEILQACTNAGVQVLTLFAFSSENWHRPSQEVQLLMDLFKSALSSRLDRLQEWNVRLRIIGDRNGLSEELRSEIAKAEALTATNKGITLVVAANYGGRWDITQAAKQVAVKVENKQMTSDSITPEVFAAHLSIADLPEPDLFIRTGGEQRVSNFLLWQLAYTEFYFTDILWPDFDKTAFAVAIETFLQRERRFGRTSDQVESFHRV; encoded by the coding sequence ATGGATAGCGGACAGGTTGAAGTCCGGTCATCAAAAATACCCCGCCATGTTGCGATTATCATGGATGGTAACGGGCGCTGGGCTAAGCAGCGGAATCGACCGCGTTTTTATGGGCATAGAGCAGGTGTTGAGGCGGTAGAAGAGATCCTGCAGGCATGTACCAATGCAGGTGTGCAGGTGTTAACTCTGTTTGCTTTTAGCAGTGAAAATTGGCACCGCCCGTCTCAGGAAGTTCAGCTTTTAATGGACTTATTCAAGTCTGCTCTCTCGAGCCGGTTGGATCGGCTGCAAGAATGGAATGTGCGCCTTCGTATTATCGGTGATCGGAATGGGCTCTCGGAAGAACTACGGTCGGAAATAGCGAAAGCCGAGGCTCTGACGGCAACGAATAAGGGCATTACTCTAGTGGTGGCTGCCAATTATGGTGGGCGCTGGGATATTACTCAAGCTGCAAAACAAGTTGCCGTCAAAGTGGAAAATAAACAAATGACAAGTGACTCTATTACCCCCGAAGTTTTTGCGGCGCACCTCTCTATCGCTGATTTGCCTGAACCTGATTTGTTTATTCGTACGGGGGGCGAGCAGCGGGTTAGTAATTTCTTATTGTGGCAATTGGCTTATACTGAGTTTTACTTTACGGATATTCTGTGGCCTGATTTTGACAAGACGGCTTTCGCTGTAGCTATCGAAACTTTTTTGCAGCGGGAACGCCGTTTTGGTCGGACCTCGGATCAAGTGGAGTCTTTCCACCGTGTTTAG
- a CDS encoding phosphatidate cytidylyltransferase yields the protein MFRQRLITAAILVPLTVWAVLFLPTGVIAWPLALVMGIGAWEWAGLVRLQAKGARLLYALVVLLLLWGSRFLPLAGIAIVGAIWWGICTILLLRWAQHRPATPLLQNMPALGLIAGILVLVPAWRATIGLHALPTVGPKMVLFLFLLVWLADSAAYLVGRRFGHTRLAPALSPGKTKEGVYGALAAGLLLSLIGGEVFAFSGLAWWGFVGLGLLTLLVSVMGDLLESLFKRMGAVKDSGHLLPGHGGVLDRVDSLTAAAPVFALGVWILGQLQ from the coding sequence GTGTTTAGGCAGCGGCTCATTACGGCTGCTATTTTAGTACCCCTCACTGTATGGGCTGTGCTTTTTCTTCCCACCGGAGTAATCGCTTGGCCATTGGCATTGGTGATGGGTATTGGGGCTTGGGAATGGGCAGGTCTAGTCCGACTGCAGGCTAAAGGAGCGCGGTTACTTTATGCCCTGGTGGTGTTACTGTTGCTTTGGGGAAGCCGTTTCCTACCTTTAGCAGGGATAGCGATAGTCGGCGCGATTTGGTGGGGTATTTGTACGATTTTACTGCTGCGGTGGGCACAACACAGACCCGCTACCCCCTTACTACAGAACATGCCTGCGCTAGGGTTGATCGCGGGAATTTTAGTCTTGGTGCCTGCTTGGCGGGCTACCATAGGCCTTCATGCATTACCCACCGTCGGTCCGAAAATGGTATTGTTTCTCTTTCTATTGGTCTGGCTAGCAGATAGTGCAGCCTATTTAGTCGGACGGCGTTTTGGGCATACCCGCCTAGCGCCGGCGCTGAGTCCTGGAAAAACGAAGGAGGGCGTTTATGGCGCCCTTGCTGCGGGTTTGCTGCTTTCATTAATAGGGGGGGAAGTGTTTGCATTTTCTGGGCTAGCGTGGTGGGGGTTTGTAGGTCTTGGCTTGTTAACCCTTCTTGTTTCTGTGATGGGGGATTTACTGGAAAGCTTATTTAAGCGCATGGGTGCGGTTAAGGATAGCGGACACTTGCTGCCAGGCCATGGTGGCGTGTTAGATCGGGTCGATAGCTTAACTGCGGCAGCACCCGTGTTTGCACTAGGTGTCTGGATACTGGGACAGCTACAATGA
- the ispC gene encoding 1-deoxy-D-xylulose-5-phosphate reductoisomerase, with the protein MIGVTILGSTGSIGMSTLDVLARYPDHYRVQALSANSSVEQLYQQCLKFFPAQAVMADPDAAEQLRQRLRPVAPEIEVSSGSEALETIAKSPDTDYVMAAIVGAAGLLPTLAAARAGKRVLLANKESLVMSGELFMSAVNKSGAELLPIDSEHNAIWQCMPAGRRELPLHRKGIRRILLTASGGPFRDRELSELDNVTPDEACAHPNWDMGRKISVDSASMMNKGLEVIEARWLFDAPAHQIEVVLHPQSVIHSMVDYVDGSVLAQLGNPDMRTPIAYGLAWPERIEPGVTPLDLFAIGQLTFSRPDLQRFPCLGLAYSALEQGGTCSTILNAANEVAVQAFLEQRIRFTQIPELIEWTLGRVTPIAAHSLAAVLESDTVARQVAEEQVQRWCPCPLH; encoded by the coding sequence ATGATAGGAGTCACCATATTGGGGTCGACCGGCTCCATTGGCATGAGCACCCTCGATGTGTTGGCGCGTTATCCAGATCACTACCGGGTTCAAGCCCTATCCGCGAATAGTTCCGTGGAACAACTTTATCAGCAGTGCCTTAAATTTTTTCCTGCTCAGGCGGTTATGGCTGATCCTGATGCTGCTGAACAGTTACGCCAGCGGTTGCGTCCGGTGGCACCGGAGATAGAGGTCAGCAGTGGTAGCGAAGCTTTAGAAACTATCGCCAAGTCTCCGGATACGGATTATGTCATGGCAGCCATTGTCGGCGCTGCGGGCTTGCTTCCTACCTTAGCGGCAGCGCGAGCAGGGAAGCGGGTTTTGCTCGCCAATAAAGAGTCGCTGGTGATGAGCGGTGAGCTATTTATGAGCGCGGTTAATAAGAGTGGAGCTGAGCTGCTTCCCATTGACAGCGAGCATAATGCTATTTGGCAATGCATGCCGGCGGGGAGGCGCGAGCTCCCCTTGCACCGCAAAGGGATACGGCGCATTTTGTTGACTGCCTCAGGTGGGCCTTTTAGAGACCGGGAACTTTCCGAGCTGGACAACGTCACTCCAGATGAAGCCTGCGCTCACCCTAACTGGGATATGGGACGTAAGATATCGGTTGATTCGGCTTCTATGATGAACAAGGGTCTTGAGGTTATTGAGGCCCGCTGGTTGTTTGATGCCCCGGCCCACCAGATCGAAGTGGTCTTGCATCCCCAGAGCGTCATCCATTCCATGGTCGATTATGTGGATGGCTCTGTCTTGGCACAGCTAGGTAACCCTGATATGCGAACACCTATTGCTTATGGGCTGGCTTGGCCGGAGCGGATAGAACCGGGGGTTACCCCTCTAGATCTGTTTGCAATAGGCCAGTTAACCTTTAGCCGACCGGATCTGCAACGTTTCCCTTGTCTGGGACTTGCCTATAGTGCATTGGAGCAGGGGGGAACCTGTAGCACTATTTTGAATGCAGCCAATGAAGTGGCGGTCCAAGCCTTTCTTGAGCAGCGTATCCGATTTACCCAGATCCCAGAGCTTATTGAGTGGACGTTAGGTAGGGTGACGCCCATTGCAGCTCATTCCCTTGCTGCCGTGCTAGAAAGTGATACAGTGGCGCGGCAAGTCGCCGAAGAACAAGTCCAGCGGTGGTGCCCATGTCCATTGCATTAA